In one Zymobacter palmae genomic region, the following are encoded:
- a CDS encoding DUF4123 domain-containing protein gives MTPLPHTSTARYLLLNPRFDDPMALSGPEHVDAAHGLYVIRQPHVQLPAHWALRLIDLQQRPDIAAQAEQWLADADTIDRELLGGWLTTDASPSALITHIERQMVQPTPDGRRMLLRFFDPRVMDQLVCLLDDAQQQVLMGPITHWTLPDADRRPLTIECPAVPRSQTSPEATIIRTEQWEAISLTETVERIRRCWQKVRQGNPLPTDHYRRIRTWMSIADEHELTDATDVTTFVLLGIEENWRYDRTPDFQRLLRQHRATDTPLTTLISQMTTEEWSRLEQTHDRDPVSYEPSYAHLP, from the coding sequence ATGACCCCCTTACCTCATACGAGCACAGCACGCTACCTGCTGCTCAACCCGCGCTTCGACGACCCCATGGCCCTGTCGGGGCCAGAGCACGTCGATGCCGCTCATGGACTGTATGTCATCAGACAGCCTCACGTTCAGTTGCCCGCCCACTGGGCACTACGCTTGATCGACCTGCAACAGCGGCCCGACATCGCTGCACAAGCTGAGCAATGGCTGGCAGACGCCGATACGATCGACCGCGAGCTGCTCGGTGGCTGGCTGACGACCGACGCATCGCCGTCAGCGCTCATAACCCATATCGAACGCCAGATGGTGCAGCCAACACCAGACGGCCGCCGCATGCTGCTGCGCTTCTTCGATCCTCGGGTCATGGATCAGCTCGTCTGTCTGCTGGACGACGCCCAGCAACAGGTACTGATGGGGCCAATCACGCATTGGACCCTACCCGATGCCGACCGACGACCGCTGACAATTGAGTGCCCAGCAGTACCGCGAAGCCAGACATCACCCGAAGCGACCATTATTCGTACCGAGCAGTGGGAGGCCATTAGTCTGACGGAGACCGTCGAACGCATCCGACGCTGCTGGCAAAAGGTCAGACAGGGCAACCCCTTACCCACCGACCACTACCGCCGCATCCGCACGTGGATGAGCATTGCCGACGAACATGAACTGACCGACGCGACCGATGTCACGACATTCGTACTATTAGGCATCGAAGAAAACTGGCGCTACGATAGAACGCCTGACTTTCAGCGGTTATTGCGTCAACACCGCGCCACTGATACGCCGCTGACCACATTGATCTCGCAGATGACCACAGAAGAATGGTCACGCCTTGAACAAACGCATGACAGGGACCCCGTTTCATATGAACCCTCATACGCTCATCTGCCGTAG
- a CDS encoding tetratricopeptide repeat protein, with protein sequence MSIVTITINMIFVVILAMPSISTAEVFYPEPDKDNMHFINDLFDIKCPATENKRSVYLCALTMLRKSPEDSLKSKESLLWLSSENIVDAKYSLFISRKSLKISDQEAVKYLMEAAKEGLPKAQLELSKLYLHGEILQQNNEESYKWIKNSAEGKNYEGMRYLSKYYFSGTGVKKNDSLGFFWLHKLYEDYGPLFDDWGLLGRVYETGRGTPVDLVKAYMCYDLEGTAGIEEKARIAPKMTAEQRVEGLRLSHEWQEKNHVYTMQSLGLSRQKDGSYR encoded by the coding sequence ATGTCTATTGTAACCATAACCATCAATATGATTTTCGTTGTGATTTTAGCAATGCCATCTATATCCACTGCAGAAGTATTTTATCCCGAGCCAGATAAAGACAATATGCACTTTATTAACGATTTGTTTGATATAAAATGTCCCGCAACAGAAAACAAAAGAAGCGTTTATTTATGTGCACTAACAATGCTAAGAAAAAGCCCAGAAGATAGTCTTAAGTCAAAAGAATCTTTGTTATGGTTATCTTCGGAAAATATAGTTGATGCAAAATACAGCCTTTTTATTTCAAGAAAATCTCTAAAAATAAGTGATCAAGAAGCCGTCAAATATTTAATGGAAGCGGCAAAAGAAGGGCTTCCTAAAGCACAGCTTGAACTTAGTAAGCTATACTTACACGGGGAAATTCTACAACAAAACAATGAGGAATCTTATAAATGGATAAAAAATTCTGCCGAAGGTAAAAACTATGAAGGAATGAGATATTTATCGAAATATTATTTTTCGGGGACAGGCGTTAAAAAAAATGACTCTTTGGGTTTCTTTTGGTTACACAAATTATACGAAGATTACGGCCCATTATTTGACGACTGGGGTTTACTAGGTAGGGTGTATGAAACAGGTCGTGGCACCCCTGTAGACTTAGTCAAAGCCTACATGTGCTATGACCTTGAAGGCACCGCAGGCATCGAAGAAAAAGCACGCATTGCCCCAAAAATGACTGCGGAGCAACGTGTCGAGGGACTTCGTCTCTCACACGAGTGGCAAGAGAAGAATCACGTCTATACCATGCAATCGCTTGGATTATCACGCCAAAAAGATGGCAGTTACCGATAA
- a CDS encoding T6SS effector BTH_I2691 family protein has translation MNPHTLICRSAQDGTPANKQGHGCDFCSSKGMAILPVRYAPISKLTGTDTGVPSIPAPPGHAWLKSHDYTLRLLRSGYLYLFDEATQRIGAWQITPDAKFRLFAIDETDSSGVPDIKRKCGRSEESNEPFKCKDASHHVIASMIHWPAKQGTTLWLHYSELPMPATALRKQLTKAPWRTLHMQSLTVGANSDHAYPAARIPALLAEHNCPHQALFDPHPYQRDAALGGDIGKAFITHMEKVQHRTGTSGVMLALNDDIGFMEALNYDRQQPEKVFGKTVGHAPEKKDEAECTASELETRRKLACYSMFNMLLDQKTAEIKAKAQSNDETYKTIAESTKSPYASGYESMGLLWLDTPEQSRAKEAKRISDAHADIIDNFAQYVDSDAFFAFKRDYENAVQVRDTQLMQMDRDYATYVVHRSPLVVEAYAWMQHHVELAAAFMEITFRCLVGNVMTEHSESLWYEHLLKVDSKNLLTASLGLHNPQLISLLTDKLKTDDASFASELLKISNVNKFAKALNTLIAKNCKSLTDETIFALLGKGIEKAASMGATDVFKAINQSVSAASLELVKAAQNIRSAWVHILARIENMRLRIAGQTFRRIAELSLSASQYSAFMRELPQHFKAHYERNEMHTVADVQDKHGNTSTVRHQPVTEISPGKNEATVKVYLLVEDSNIKSLKTFEHSASGDSVKVRFIDTNEQFSIKSKAPSEPVVHSLSNINKQDIQQGFHSSISLFFAGYSLYTAILKDNNNLADINSLISSFLGAASATAAFIDTGRAAMVSTEEVGKLRLLSATPLLQKVSMASNILGIVSAVLDVLKAVEAYLNGEPGMVVVWMGASATISAISGILAFYALNAWWSFGITLVLAVITIALAILTMQELTLPQRLWVHRSVFGRPNHNYYNSIPFGGDKPRSLPNDPAAADEWKDYQRRALNEEAQALGMLVTGITLEVSTKIIIDGATAVIPKFYGTGKNIDLEVKLSIPENLNGNISLNIMGQGNNNPDLIEPNHITLNYRKDKNKIKIINQNEYTNEEDMILENGSFIKKLRHEIPPLKNIEIEFKFYEESNIYIPMAGDKFKIRG, from the coding sequence ATGAACCCTCATACGCTCATCTGCCGTAGCGCCCAAGACGGCACACCCGCCAACAAACAGGGCCACGGCTGTGACTTTTGCAGCAGCAAAGGTATGGCGATCCTACCCGTTCGCTATGCCCCCATTTCCAAGCTGACCGGCACCGATACCGGAGTCCCTTCGATCCCGGCACCACCCGGACATGCCTGGCTGAAAAGCCACGACTACACACTGCGCCTGCTGCGCAGCGGCTATCTGTATCTTTTCGACGAAGCGACCCAGCGAATCGGAGCGTGGCAAATCACCCCAGATGCTAAGTTCCGCCTCTTCGCGATCGACGAGACGGACAGCAGTGGTGTGCCAGACATCAAGCGCAAATGTGGGCGTTCGGAAGAGTCGAACGAGCCGTTCAAGTGCAAAGACGCCTCTCACCATGTGATTGCGTCGATGATCCACTGGCCAGCAAAGCAGGGAACCACACTCTGGCTGCACTACAGCGAACTGCCGATGCCCGCCACAGCGCTGCGCAAACAGCTGACGAAAGCGCCATGGCGCACTCTGCATATGCAGTCACTGACCGTGGGAGCAAACAGCGATCACGCCTATCCGGCTGCCCGTATCCCCGCCCTGTTGGCCGAACACAACTGCCCACATCAGGCGCTGTTTGATCCGCACCCGTATCAACGAGATGCAGCGCTGGGGGGTGACATCGGCAAAGCATTCATCACGCATATGGAAAAGGTGCAGCATCGCACTGGCACCTCAGGCGTGATGCTGGCGCTGAACGATGATATTGGGTTCATGGAAGCACTCAATTACGACCGCCAACAGCCAGAGAAAGTATTCGGCAAAACGGTCGGGCATGCGCCAGAGAAGAAGGACGAAGCAGAATGCACGGCATCCGAACTGGAAACGCGTCGCAAGCTGGCTTGCTACAGCATGTTCAATATGCTGCTGGATCAGAAAACAGCTGAAATCAAGGCGAAGGCCCAGTCGAATGATGAGACCTACAAAACCATCGCAGAGTCGACAAAATCCCCGTACGCCAGCGGTTATGAAAGCATGGGACTGCTATGGCTAGACACTCCGGAACAGAGCCGTGCAAAGGAAGCGAAGCGCATCAGTGATGCCCATGCGGATATCATCGATAATTTTGCACAGTACGTCGACAGCGATGCCTTCTTCGCCTTCAAGCGTGATTACGAAAATGCCGTGCAAGTGCGTGACACACAGCTCATGCAGATGGACAGAGACTATGCCACCTATGTAGTGCATCGCTCCCCTTTGGTGGTAGAGGCCTACGCGTGGATGCAGCATCACGTGGAACTGGCCGCCGCGTTTATGGAGATCACCTTTCGCTGCCTAGTCGGCAATGTCATGACCGAGCACAGCGAATCGCTGTGGTACGAGCACTTGCTCAAGGTTGATTCGAAGAACCTGCTGACGGCCAGCCTCGGCCTTCATAACCCACAGCTGATCAGTCTGCTGACAGACAAACTGAAAACCGATGACGCCAGTTTCGCAAGTGAGCTGCTAAAGATTTCCAACGTCAACAAGTTTGCCAAAGCCCTAAACACGTTGATTGCCAAGAACTGCAAATCATTGACGGACGAGACCATTTTCGCCCTGCTTGGTAAGGGTATTGAGAAAGCCGCGTCGATGGGGGCGACCGACGTTTTCAAAGCCATCAACCAATCCGTATCGGCAGCGTCACTGGAATTAGTAAAGGCTGCACAGAACATACGCTCAGCGTGGGTCCATATACTGGCACGCATTGAAAACATGCGCCTTAGAATAGCAGGACAGACTTTTAGGCGCATTGCAGAACTATCGTTGTCCGCTAGCCAGTACAGCGCTTTCATGCGCGAGCTGCCTCAGCATTTCAAAGCGCATTATGAACGCAATGAAATGCATACGGTTGCCGACGTACAGGATAAGCACGGCAACACAAGCACCGTTCGTCACCAACCCGTGACAGAGATATCGCCCGGTAAAAACGAAGCCACCGTCAAGGTGTATCTCTTGGTGGAAGACAGTAATATCAAGTCGCTCAAAACGTTCGAACACAGCGCTAGCGGTGATTCAGTCAAAGTGCGTTTCATTGATACCAACGAGCAGTTCAGCATCAAGAGCAAAGCGCCCTCTGAGCCGGTGGTTCACAGCCTCAGCAACATCAACAAACAGGACATCCAGCAGGGCTTCCATAGTTCTATTTCACTCTTCTTTGCAGGCTATTCGCTGTACACCGCTATTCTCAAAGATAACAACAACCTGGCCGACATCAACTCGCTGATCAGCAGCTTTTTAGGTGCCGCCAGCGCTACGGCAGCATTTATAGACACCGGCCGCGCAGCCATGGTCAGCACCGAAGAGGTAGGGAAGCTTCGCCTACTCTCCGCCACCCCACTGCTCCAAAAAGTGAGCATGGCCAGTAACATTCTGGGTATTGTCAGCGCCGTACTGGACGTCCTCAAAGCCGTCGAGGCTTACCTCAACGGCGAACCGGGCATGGTCGTAGTCTGGATGGGGGCAAGTGCGACCATCTCAGCCATCTCGGGTATATTGGCCTTCTATGCGCTCAATGCATGGTGGTCCTTTGGCATCACCCTCGTGCTGGCCGTGATTACCATTGCCTTGGCCATACTTACCATGCAAGAGCTGACCCTGCCCCAACGTCTCTGGGTTCACCGCAGCGTCTTCGGTCGACCCAACCACAACTACTACAACAGCATACCCTTCGGGGGCGATAAACCACGTAGCCTACCCAACGATCCAGCCGCTGCAGACGAATGGAAGGATTATCAGCGCCGCGCACTTAACGAAGAGGCACAGGCATTGGGGATGCTAGTGACCGGGATTACTTTGGAAGTAAGTACGAAAATTATCATTGATGGCGCCACCGCCGTTATTCCCAAATTTTATGGTACTGGCAAAAACATTGATTTAGAAGTAAAGCTCTCTATCCCAGAGAATCTTAACGGAAATATATCATTAAACATTATGGGACAAGGCAACAATAATCCAGACTTAATAGAACCCAACCATATTACACTTAATTACAGGAAAGACAAAAATAAAATAAAAATAATCAACCAAAATGAATACACAAATGAAGAAGATATGATTTTAGAAAATGGTAGCTTTATAAAAAAATTAAGACATGAAATACCACCACTAAAAAACATAGAAATAGAATTTAAATTCTATGAAGAATCTAATATTTATATCCCAATGGCCGGCGACAAATTTAAAATACGAGGGTAA
- a CDS encoding aspartate aminotransferase family protein, which produces MTTPTNDSVRQLDQQYVFHSWSAQEGRHPLVIAGGKGCRLWDYEGHRYLDFSSQLVNTNIGAQHPKVIEAIKAQAEQLTTIAPATANLARGEAARLILSHVSDRFSKVFFTNAGADANENAIRMARLYTGRDKVLSSYRSYHGNTGSAICATGDWRRLPNDYARGHVHFFTPYLYRSEFNAATEEEECAAALRHLRRIIECEGPSTIAAILLETIPGTAGILMPPEGYLKGVEALAREFGIVLIMDEVMAGFGRTGRWFTFQHYGIEPDLITFAKGVNSGYVPAGGVILSNEISHFFDNRMFPGGLTYSGHPLAMAAIVATITAMEDEGIVEHAARIGDDIIAPALRRLAERCPIVGDVRGKGVFHAIELVSDRETRAPLPAAQMAVLKADLLARGMLSFIAENRIHVVPPCVVTVEEAEEGLAIIEAALTALARSQD; this is translated from the coding sequence ATGACTACACCTACCAACGATAGTGTGCGGCAGCTGGATCAGCAGTACGTTTTTCATTCTTGGTCGGCTCAGGAGGGGCGCCACCCGCTCGTTATTGCGGGCGGGAAGGGCTGTCGCCTGTGGGACTACGAGGGCCATCGCTATCTCGACTTCAGTAGTCAGCTGGTCAACACCAATATCGGTGCCCAACATCCCAAGGTGATTGAGGCTATCAAGGCACAGGCCGAGCAGCTGACGACGATTGCCCCTGCTACTGCCAATCTGGCGCGTGGTGAAGCCGCTAGACTCATCTTGTCGCACGTATCGGATCGCTTCAGCAAAGTGTTTTTCACTAATGCGGGAGCCGACGCCAACGAAAATGCTATTCGCATGGCACGTCTTTACACTGGCCGTGACAAGGTGCTGTCGAGCTATCGCTCCTATCACGGCAATACCGGCAGTGCGATCTGTGCGACAGGGGACTGGCGTCGCCTGCCCAACGATTATGCGCGCGGCCATGTGCACTTCTTCACGCCCTATCTGTATCGCAGTGAATTCAACGCAGCGACTGAAGAAGAAGAGTGTGCCGCCGCACTACGCCATCTTCGCCGCATTATCGAGTGCGAAGGGCCTTCCACCATCGCGGCGATCCTGCTGGAAACGATTCCGGGCACGGCGGGCATCCTGATGCCGCCTGAGGGGTATCTGAAAGGGGTGGAAGCACTGGCGCGCGAGTTCGGTATCGTACTGATCATGGATGAGGTTATGGCGGGGTTCGGGCGCACCGGCCGCTGGTTCACCTTCCAGCACTACGGTATCGAACCCGATCTGATCACCTTTGCGAAAGGGGTCAACTCGGGCTATGTGCCCGCTGGTGGGGTCATCCTTTCGAACGAGATCAGCCACTTCTTCGATAATCGGATGTTTCCAGGCGGCCTGACCTATTCAGGGCATCCGTTGGCGATGGCGGCTATCGTAGCGACTATTACAGCGATGGAAGATGAAGGCATTGTTGAACATGCCGCTCGTATCGGTGATGACATCATTGCGCCAGCGCTTCGTCGGCTCGCTGAACGGTGCCCGATCGTGGGCGATGTACGCGGCAAGGGGGTCTTCCATGCCATTGAACTGGTCAGCGATCGTGAGACACGCGCACCGCTTCCAGCAGCACAGATGGCGGTCCTCAAGGCGGACCTGCTGGCGCGGGGCATGCTGAGCTTTATCGCTGAAAACCGTATTCACGTAGTACCGCCGTGCGT
- the pdxR gene encoding MocR-like pyridoxine biosynthesis transcription factor PdxR: protein MMDHYLNIDFTPQRGLQEQLRERLIDAIFSGVFPASERLPSCRQMASQLSISRNTVSLVYEGLLRDGYLVSRPRSGYYLHPDYHSVDGIADLPLHQTPTTAPDWGARVRRPPSSLRMVTKPARWMDYPYPFVYGQPNTQLFPITQWRHIARCLTEAQRVDDWLYDDIDRDVPLLVQQIIQRVLPKRGIVAHPDEILVTLGTQNALSLIAQLLFNADTHIGVENPVFREAANVFALQGSTITTHLVDEEGIQLDARMASCDYLYVTPGHQSPTGIRMSGARRDELLAHARQHDQIIIEDDYDSDIHFDPHPHAALKARDRDQRVIYVSSLSKALTPGMRLGYLVAPAELVEELRALRRLSYRHPPTPIQHQMAHFLAQGYYDRYLHTYRQDSMHRWQRMNDALNRWLPECRRAAGSEHANAFWLELPSSVDINQLAWRAAQMGVLIEPGQAHFWGTPAPDNFLRLGFHSIEKERIEEGIQRLAMAFHL, encoded by the coding sequence ATGATGGATCACTATTTGAATATCGACTTTACCCCGCAGCGCGGACTGCAAGAGCAGCTTCGCGAAAGACTGATTGATGCCATCTTCAGCGGTGTATTTCCCGCCAGCGAACGCCTGCCCTCCTGCCGTCAGATGGCTAGCCAACTGTCCATTTCACGCAATACCGTATCGCTCGTCTATGAAGGGCTGCTTCGTGACGGTTATCTGGTCAGCCGCCCACGCAGCGGCTATTACCTTCACCCCGACTATCACAGCGTCGATGGCATAGCAGACCTTCCCCTGCACCAAACACCGACCACGGCCCCCGACTGGGGAGCACGGGTACGACGTCCACCCAGCAGCCTAAGAATGGTGACCAAACCGGCTCGCTGGATGGACTACCCCTACCCCTTTGTATACGGCCAGCCGAACACACAGCTCTTTCCCATCACGCAGTGGCGCCATATTGCCCGCTGCCTTACCGAGGCCCAGCGGGTCGACGACTGGCTCTACGATGACATCGACCGCGACGTACCGCTGCTGGTACAGCAGATCATCCAGCGAGTGCTGCCCAAACGCGGCATCGTGGCCCATCCGGATGAGATACTGGTTACGTTGGGCACCCAAAACGCCCTGTCGCTGATCGCCCAGCTGCTGTTCAATGCGGATACGCACATCGGTGTAGAGAACCCCGTTTTTCGCGAAGCCGCCAATGTCTTCGCCCTTCAAGGCAGCACGATCACCACTCACCTAGTCGATGAAGAAGGTATCCAGCTCGACGCCCGTATGGCCTCATGCGACTACCTCTACGTCACCCCAGGCCACCAATCACCCACCGGTATTCGCATGAGTGGCGCACGGCGTGACGAGCTGCTGGCACATGCCCGCCAGCACGACCAAATCATCATTGAAGACGATTACGACTCGGACATTCACTTTGACCCTCACCCTCATGCTGCTCTCAAGGCACGTGACCGCGACCAGCGTGTCATCTATGTCAGCAGCCTCTCTAAGGCACTGACACCGGGCATGCGACTGGGCTATCTGGTCGCCCCTGCCGAACTGGTGGAAGAGCTACGCGCCCTGCGCCGTCTGTCCTACCGCCACCCTCCGACCCCGATCCAGCACCAGATGGCCCATTTTCTAGCGCAGGGCTATTACGACCGCTACCTGCATACTTACCGCCAAGACTCCATGCACCGCTGGCAACGCATGAACGATGCCCTCAACCGTTGGCTCCCCGAGTGCCGACGCGCAGCAGGTAGCGAACACGCCAATGCCTTCTGGCTTGAACTGCCCTCCAGCGTCGACATCAACCAGCTCGCGTGGCGCGCCGCCCAGATGGGCGTACTCATCGAACCCGGACAGGCCCACTTCTGGGGAACCCCCGCCCCAGACAACTTCCTGCGATTGGGATTTCATTCAATCGAAAAAGAGCGGATAGAAGAAGGCATTCAGAGGCTAGCGATGGCATTTCATCTGTGA
- a CDS encoding tetratricopeptide repeat protein, protein MKKLIIFFIIALIWPAYAASSEIKNQILYDNREKAADDYVMRYKKNPENLPELNRNYFKYIQLANSSEAEKGIKGLTEMASEGILDAQFSLYKIMSKENSSKSTKEKSIEYLLSSAKSGYPPSQLELSLLYARGEFFEKNLFEYHKWTEKAALNGSADAMLNISGDFYAGRGIDKDDDKGFFWLTRYFAAKGRDFSRWDLLGRAYETGRGTPVDLVKAYMCYDLEGTAGIEEKARIAPKMTAEQRAEGLRLSREWQEKNHVYTMQSLGLSRQKDGSYR, encoded by the coding sequence ATGAAGAAATTAATTATTTTTTTTATAATAGCCTTAATTTGGCCAGCATACGCCGCTTCATCTGAAATTAAAAATCAAATCCTTTACGATAACAGAGAAAAAGCAGCCGATGATTATGTTATGCGTTACAAGAAAAATCCTGAAAATTTGCCAGAACTAAACAGAAACTATTTTAAATACATCCAATTAGCAAATTCAAGCGAAGCCGAAAAAGGAATAAAAGGTCTTACTGAAATGGCATCTGAAGGAATTTTGGATGCACAATTTTCTCTATACAAAATAATGAGTAAAGAAAATTCAAGCAAAAGTACAAAAGAAAAATCAATAGAATATCTATTATCTTCAGCTAAATCTGGTTACCCACCATCCCAGTTAGAATTATCGCTACTTTATGCTCGCGGAGAGTTTTTTGAAAAAAATCTATTTGAATATCACAAATGGACCGAAAAAGCAGCGCTAAATGGTAGCGCAGATGCAATGCTAAATATTTCTGGGGATTTTTATGCTGGTAGAGGAATAGATAAAGATGATGACAAAGGTTTTTTTTGGCTAACAAGATATTTTGCAGCAAAGGGAAGAGATTTTAGTCGGTGGGATTTGTTAGGGAGAGCTTATGAAACGGGCCGTGGCACCCCTGTAGACTTAGTCAAAGCCTACATGTGCTATGACCTAGAAGGCACTGCAGGCATTGAGGAAAAGGCCCGCATTGCTCCCAAGATGACCGCTGAACAACGTGCCGAAGGGCTTCGTCTTTCACGCGAGTGGCAGGAAAAAAACCACGTCTACACCATGCAATCGCTCGGATTATCGCGCCAAAAAGACGGCAGTTACCGATAA
- a CDS encoding tetratricopeptide repeat protein: MKYFKFILFFIAIICSLPAFSRTIYYNNEDLMNDQLKNFESEVQPNTEPDEKHLYLLALRYASKNEEYKNKSRIILEKLSKSGLSDAKRSLYIFRKELKIVDEKAEEYLLESAQDGNAIAQKEIAYLYSNKKDSLDNKTKYNFWMEKAANSGNTDAMREMAVNYFTGDGVKRDDSMGVLWLKRLYDKAGRHFDDWDLLGAVYETGRGTPIDLVKAYMCYDLEGTAGIEEKARIAPKMTAEQRAEGLRLSHEWQEKNHVYTMQSLGLSRQKDGSYR, from the coding sequence ATGAAATATTTTAAATTCATATTGTTTTTTATTGCGATAATATGTTCGCTTCCAGCTTTTTCCAGAACAATATATTATAATAATGAAGATTTAATGAATGATCAGCTGAAAAATTTCGAATCAGAAGTACAACCTAATACGGAACCGGATGAAAAACATTTATATTTATTAGCATTGAGATATGCATCAAAAAATGAAGAGTATAAAAATAAATCTCGAATTATACTTGAGAAACTTTCTAAAAGTGGACTTTCAGATGCCAAAAGAAGTCTTTACATTTTTAGAAAAGAATTAAAAATCGTCGATGAAAAAGCAGAAGAATATTTGTTAGAGTCCGCGCAAGATGGAAATGCCATCGCTCAGAAAGAAATAGCATATCTTTATTCGAACAAAAAAGATTCTCTCGACAACAAAACCAAATATAACTTTTGGATGGAAAAAGCAGCTAATTCTGGGAATACCGACGCAATGCGAGAGATGGCTGTGAATTACTTTACAGGGGATGGGGTCAAAAGAGATGATTCTATGGGAGTTCTCTGGTTAAAGCGCCTTTATGATAAAGCGGGGAGACATTTTGATGACTGGGATTTGCTTGGAGCAGTCTACGAAACAGGCCGTGGCACACCTATCGATTTAGTCAAAGCCTATATGTGCTATGACCTAGAAGGCACTGCAGGCATTGAGGAAAAGGCCCGCATTGCTCCCAAGATGACCGCTGAACAACGTGCCGAGGGACTTCGTCTCTCACACGAGTGGCAGGAAAAAAACCACGTCTACACCATGCAATCGCTTGGATTATCACGCCAAAAAGATGGCAGTTACCGATAA
- a CDS encoding SDR family NAD(P)-dependent oxidoreductase — protein MQNTPIAFITGATSGFGQAAARYFADKGWALVLSGRREDRLKALSDELSARVPVHTATLDVRDADAVIDMVSNLPEGFKAIKALVNNAGLALAPQPSQDVDLTDWHTMIDTNIKGLVNVTHALLPTLIATGQGASIINIGSIAGQWPYRGSHVYGASKAFVKQFSYNLRCDLQGTGVRVTDLAPGIAETEFTLVRTKGDQAASDALYEGTIPLSADDIAEQIYYIATLPDHMNINRLEVMPVRQSWNGFHIDRDQA, from the coding sequence ATGCAGAACACCCCCATTGCGTTCATCACCGGTGCCACCTCTGGTTTTGGTCAGGCAGCTGCACGCTATTTCGCCGATAAGGGTTGGGCCTTGGTACTGTCTGGCCGCCGCGAGGATCGCCTGAAGGCACTATCAGACGAACTGTCAGCGCGTGTGCCCGTACACACCGCCACACTGGATGTACGCGATGCCGATGCCGTCATCGACATGGTCAGTAACCTTCCCGAGGGGTTCAAAGCCATCAAGGCGCTGGTGAATAACGCCGGGCTGGCACTGGCTCCGCAGCCTTCGCAGGACGTCGATCTCACCGACTGGCATACGATGATCGACACCAACATCAAAGGGCTGGTCAACGTCACGCATGCTCTACTTCCTACACTGATCGCAACCGGCCAGGGCGCCAGTATCATCAACATCGGCTCGATCGCAGGACAGTGGCCCTACCGCGGCAGCCATGTTTACGGGGCCTCCAAGGCATTCGTCAAACAGTTCAGCTACAACCTGCGCTGTGACCTGCAAGGCACGGGCGTACGCGTTACCGATCTGGCCCCCGGTATTGCCGAAACCGAATTCACCCTAGTGCGCACCAAAGGCGACCAAGCCGCCTCCGACGCTCTCTACGAAGGTACGATTCCGCTCAGCGCTGACGATATCGCCGAACAGATCTACTACATCGCGACGCTGCCGGATCATATGAACATCAACCGTCTGGAAGTGATGCCCGTACGTCAGTCGTGGAACGGCTTCCACATTGATCGCGATCAGGCCTGA